The proteins below are encoded in one region of Pseudonocardia sp. DSM 110487:
- a CDS encoding cytochrome d ubiquinol oxidase subunit II has translation MTPDSVLPEVLLGVMFVGLIAYGLFGGADFGAGIWDLLAGGTRRGRRQRELIEHSLGPVWEANHVWLIFVLVVLWTAFSGAFAAVVTTLYIPLTLAAFGMIARGAAFAFRKSVTTLPMRRFFGAAFALSSLVTPFFLGAVVGGVASGRVPPGIAAGDVVTSWLNPTSTLGGAMAVLVCAYLAAVFLCGDARREGAPDLADQFRARALVAAAVTGAVGLGGLLVLRADAPALFDGLTGRALPVLVVSVLAGVAAIGLLAVRRFVLARLASALAVATVLVGWAAAQYPYVLPPALTIDQAARGTPTLVAMLVALVVGGVVLVPALIYLYVLFQRAHPEHPGSAPLRRTGAA, from the coding sequence ATGACCCCGGACTCGGTGCTGCCCGAGGTGTTGCTCGGCGTCATGTTCGTCGGGCTGATCGCCTACGGCCTCTTCGGCGGAGCCGACTTCGGCGCCGGCATCTGGGACCTCCTGGCGGGCGGCACCCGACGCGGGCGGCGCCAGCGCGAGCTCATCGAGCACTCCCTCGGACCGGTGTGGGAGGCCAACCACGTCTGGCTGATCTTCGTGCTCGTCGTGCTGTGGACGGCGTTCTCCGGCGCGTTCGCCGCCGTCGTCACCACGTTGTACATCCCGCTGACGCTCGCCGCCTTCGGGATGATCGCCAGGGGCGCGGCGTTCGCGTTCCGCAAGAGCGTCACGACCCTTCCCATGCGCCGCTTCTTCGGTGCCGCGTTCGCGCTGTCGTCGCTGGTCACGCCGTTCTTCCTGGGCGCGGTCGTCGGCGGCGTCGCATCCGGGCGGGTGCCGCCGGGCATCGCGGCCGGTGACGTGGTCACGTCGTGGCTCAACCCGACGTCGACGCTCGGTGGCGCCATGGCGGTGCTGGTCTGCGCGTACCTGGCGGCAGTGTTCCTCTGCGGCGACGCTCGCCGGGAAGGGGCGCCCGACCTCGCCGACCAGTTCCGCGCCCGCGCGCTCGTCGCGGCGGCCGTGACCGGGGCGGTCGGGCTCGGCGGCCTGCTCGTGCTGCGCGCCGACGCGCCTGCGCTGTTCGACGGGTTGACCGGAAGGGCTCTGCCGGTGCTCGTCGTGTCGGTGCTGGCTGGCGTCGCCGCGATCGGGCTGCTCGCCGTGCGCCGCTTCGTCCTCGCACGGCTCGCCTCGGCGCTCGCGGTGGCCACGGTTCTCGTCGGCTGGGCCGCGGCGCAGTACCCGTACGTACTTCCGCCCGCGCTCACGATCGACCAGGCGGCCCGCGGCACACCGACGCTCGTGGCGATGCTCGTCGCCCTGGTGGTCGGCGGCGTCGTACTCGTGCCCGCGCTGATCTACCTCTACGTGCTCTTCCAGCGCGCGCATCCGGAGCACCCTGGATCGGCGCCGCTCCGGCGAACGGGCGCCGCCTAG
- a CDS encoding alpha/beta hydrolase, producing the protein MAEELPTSPLDVAERAASVLGPESDLFEDLDAAGFGEALTRAVAASLARPVGPAGAALRLMGDLTRIPLVAATRWLGTEAEPPLPVDAKDRRFADPAWSASPAYFTVRQTYLAACRFARDVVGTAGLDDDTARKAAMATDLLLDALAPTNFLLTNPAALKRAYDTAGASLAKGLRNFVDDLVNNEGRPRQVDAAAFQVGRDLAITPSRVVYRNDLMELLQYEPQTEQVRATPLLCSPPWINKYYVMDLSPGRSFIEWAVQHGRTVFAISYRNPSAEMSGVSMDDYLVHGPHTALDVIQEITGAETIDMAGLCLGGALTAITDAYLRQAGESRIGTLTLLNTMLDYSEPGALGTFTDRRTVDRLERKMRRSGVLEGRSMAGTFDVLRANDLIFNYVVSNWLMGQDPPAFDILSWNADSTRMPAAMHAFYLRNFYVENKLAAGTLQVGGRVIDLSAIKSPTYVVSAINDHIVPWEASYKTTGLVSGTVRFVLSSGGHIAGIVNPPGPKAWYQVAEGEQAPPTAAAWRSGAERRSGSWWDDWARWSDEHSGPLQNPPAMGSTTHPVLGDGPGTYILT; encoded by the coding sequence ATGGCCGAGGAGCTGCCCACGTCGCCACTGGACGTCGCCGAGCGCGCCGCGAGCGTGCTGGGTCCGGAATCGGATCTTTTCGAGGACCTGGATGCCGCCGGCTTCGGCGAAGCGCTCACCCGCGCCGTGGCGGCGAGCCTTGCCCGCCCGGTCGGTCCGGCGGGCGCCGCCTTGCGGCTCATGGGGGATCTCACGCGGATCCCGCTGGTGGCCGCTACCCGCTGGCTGGGAACCGAGGCCGAGCCGCCGCTGCCGGTCGACGCGAAGGACCGACGCTTCGCCGACCCCGCATGGTCGGCCAGCCCCGCCTACTTCACCGTGCGGCAGACCTACCTCGCGGCCTGCAGGTTCGCCCGTGACGTCGTCGGCACCGCAGGACTGGACGACGACACCGCCCGCAAGGCCGCGATGGCCACCGATCTGCTGCTCGACGCCCTCGCGCCGACGAACTTCCTCCTGACGAACCCGGCGGCGCTGAAGCGGGCCTACGACACGGCAGGGGCGAGCCTGGCCAAGGGCCTACGCAACTTCGTCGACGACCTGGTCAACAACGAGGGCCGCCCCCGCCAGGTGGACGCCGCGGCGTTCCAGGTCGGGCGCGACCTCGCGATCACGCCGTCGCGTGTGGTCTACCGCAACGACCTGATGGAGCTGCTGCAGTACGAACCGCAGACGGAGCAGGTGCGCGCCACACCGCTGCTGTGCAGCCCGCCCTGGATCAACAAGTACTACGTCATGGACCTGTCCCCCGGGCGCAGCTTCATCGAGTGGGCGGTGCAGCACGGCCGCACGGTGTTCGCGATCAGCTACCGGAACCCGTCGGCAGAGATGTCCGGCGTCTCGATGGACGACTACCTCGTGCACGGCCCGCACACCGCGCTCGACGTCATCCAGGAGATCACCGGGGCCGAGACCATCGACATGGCAGGGCTCTGCCTCGGCGGCGCCCTCACCGCGATCACCGACGCGTACCTGCGCCAGGCCGGTGAGTCCCGGATCGGCACCCTGACGCTGCTCAACACCATGCTCGACTACAGCGAGCCCGGCGCGCTGGGCACGTTCACCGACCGGCGCACGGTGGACCGGTTGGAGCGGAAGATGCGCCGCTCGGGTGTGCTCGAGGGCCGGTCGATGGCCGGCACGTTCGACGTCCTGCGCGCCAACGACCTCATCTTCAACTACGTGGTGTCCAACTGGCTGATGGGCCAGGACCCGCCGGCGTTCGACATCCTGTCCTGGAACGCCGACAGCACCCGCATGCCCGCCGCGATGCACGCGTTCTACCTGCGCAACTTCTATGTCGAGAACAAGCTGGCCGCGGGCACGCTGCAGGTGGGAGGGCGCGTGATCGACCTCAGCGCGATCAAGTCCCCGACCTACGTCGTCAGCGCGATCAACGACCACATCGTGCCGTGGGAGGCGTCGTACAAGACCACCGGCCTGGTCAGCGGCACCGTGCGGTTCGTGCTCAGCAGCGGCGGGCACATCGCCGGCATCGTCAACCCGCCCGGGCCGAAGGCGTGGTACCAGGTGGCCGAGGGCGAGCAGGCACCCCCGACGGCCGCGGCGTGGCGCAGCGGGGCCGAGCGCCGCAGCGGCTCCTGGTGGGACGACTGGGCCCGCTGGTCCGACGAGCACTCCGGCCCGCTGCAGAACCCGCCGGCCATGGGCAGCACGACCCACCCTGTTCTGGGCGACGGCCCGGGCACCTACATCCTGACCTGA
- a CDS encoding NAD(P)/FAD-dependent oxidoreductase, producing the protein MTTRTGRHRVVVVGGGFGGLNAVRALEHADVDVTVVDRTNHHLFQPLLYQVAAGILPPGLIAPSLRSVISKQRNARALLACVRELDLERRVVLAEGPDGRMLELPYDTLVVAAGATHSYFGRDDWAEFAPGMKTIEDARLLRDHILSAFEMAEIVTDPRERAEWLTFVVIGAGPTGVELAGQVAELAHMVLPRDYRSVDTTEARILLLEGAPAVLPPFAPKLQRYTHRRLEKMGVEIRTGTLAVAMDDESVTVRGSDGVEEMIRTHTHIWAAGVQASPLARMLAERAGAETDRAGRIAVNPDCTLPGHPEVFAIGDMVSLNGLPGVAQPAMQEGKYVGKVIKARLAGDEKITPFRYLDKGSMATIGYNSAVADAFGMKVTGWLAYVMWAMVHVLYLIGWGNRLGTLYTWMRGMVLSKNRGHRLITFEEAHEQAHREAPTPPAIRPPVHRAG; encoded by the coding sequence GTGACGACGCGCACTGGTCGGCACCGGGTGGTGGTCGTCGGCGGCGGCTTCGGCGGGCTGAACGCCGTGCGCGCGCTCGAGCACGCGGACGTGGACGTCACGGTGGTCGACCGGACCAACCACCACCTGTTCCAGCCGTTGCTCTACCAGGTCGCGGCCGGGATCCTGCCGCCCGGCCTGATCGCGCCCTCGCTGCGCAGCGTGATCTCCAAGCAGCGCAACGCCCGCGCGCTGCTCGCGTGCGTCCGCGAGCTCGACCTGGAGCGGCGGGTGGTGCTGGCCGAGGGCCCTGACGGGCGGATGCTCGAGCTGCCCTACGACACGCTCGTCGTCGCGGCCGGCGCGACGCACTCCTACTTCGGCCGCGACGATTGGGCCGAGTTCGCGCCCGGGATGAAGACGATCGAGGACGCGCGGCTCCTGCGCGACCACATCCTCTCCGCGTTCGAGATGGCGGAGATCGTCACCGACCCGCGGGAACGGGCCGAGTGGCTCACGTTCGTGGTGATCGGCGCGGGCCCCACCGGCGTCGAGCTCGCGGGTCAGGTCGCGGAGCTCGCCCACATGGTGTTGCCCCGCGACTACCGGTCGGTGGACACGACAGAGGCGCGGATCCTGCTGCTCGAGGGTGCGCCCGCCGTGCTGCCCCCGTTCGCGCCGAAGCTGCAGCGCTACACGCACCGCCGCCTGGAGAAGATGGGAGTGGAGATCCGCACCGGCACGCTCGCTGTCGCGATGGATGACGAGTCGGTCACGGTGCGGGGCTCCGACGGCGTCGAGGAGATGATCCGCACGCACACCCACATCTGGGCGGCGGGCGTGCAGGCCTCACCGCTCGCCCGCATGCTCGCCGAGCGGGCAGGCGCGGAGACCGATCGGGCCGGGCGGATCGCGGTGAACCCCGACTGCACGCTGCCCGGACACCCCGAGGTGTTCGCGATCGGCGACATGGTGTCGCTGAACGGGCTACCCGGCGTGGCGCAGCCTGCGATGCAGGAGGGCAAGTACGTCGGGAAGGTGATCAAGGCCCGGCTCGCGGGCGACGAGAAGATCACGCCCTTCCGCTACCTCGACAAGGGCAGCATGGCCACCATCGGCTACAACTCCGCCGTCGCCGACGCGTTCGGCATGAAGGTCACGGGGTGGCTCGCCTACGTCATGTGGGCCATGGTTCACGTCCTGTACCTGATCGGCTGGGGCAATCGACTGGGGACGCTCTACACCTGGATGCGGGGGATGGTGCTGTCCAAGAACCGCGGACACCGGCTCATCACCTTCGAGGAGGCGCACGAGCAGGCGCACCGGGAGGCTCCCACTCCCCCGGCGATCCGGCCGCCGGTTCACCGGGCGGGGTAG